From Enterococcus wangshanyuanii, the proteins below share one genomic window:
- the ruvA gene encoding Holliday junction branch migration protein RuvA translates to MYEYILGKVTFISPYYIVMETNGIGYQISVGNPYRYSGKTEQEIKIYVHQVIREDAHTLYGFSDLDEKQLFLKLISVSGIGPKSALAIMASEDHGGLINAIESEDAKYLTKFPGVGKKTAQQMVLDLKGKLGELETSDVAVEAMTQTSKVSSSNQALTEALEALSALGYSEKEIKRITPRLEELGVQATDEYLRNALKLMMKR, encoded by the coding sequence ATGTACGAATATATCCTTGGTAAAGTGACCTTTATCAGTCCTTATTATATTGTTATGGAGACAAACGGCATCGGCTATCAAATCTCAGTAGGCAATCCTTATCGCTATTCAGGAAAAACAGAGCAAGAAATCAAAATCTATGTCCATCAAGTTATTCGTGAAGACGCTCATACCTTATACGGTTTTAGTGATCTAGACGAGAAACAGCTCTTTTTGAAATTGATCAGCGTTTCAGGGATTGGACCAAAAAGTGCGCTGGCGATCATGGCATCTGAAGATCATGGCGGTTTGATCAATGCGATAGAAAGTGAAGACGCGAAATATCTGACAAAATTCCCAGGAGTAGGGAAAAAGACTGCACAACAAATGGTTTTAGATTTGAAAGGAAAACTTGGGGAATTAGAGACATCAGACGTCGCGGTTGAAGCGATGACCCAGACGTCCAAAGTATCCTCAAGTAACCAAGCACTGACAGAAGCTTTAGAAGCATTAAGTGCTTTAGGCTACAGCGAAAAAGAAATCAAGCGGATCACACCTAGATTAGAAGAATTAGGCGTACAGGCGACAGACGAATATTTACGTAATGCATTGAAATTAATGATGAAGCGTTAA